A portion of the Pangasianodon hypophthalmus isolate fPanHyp1 chromosome 20, fPanHyp1.pri, whole genome shotgun sequence genome contains these proteins:
- the lmcd1 gene encoding LIM and cysteine-rich domains protein 1 has protein sequence MDMISGMQKMSVGQPPAGRGAACLTCKGICSGFQPHSWRKACTQCHCSQEDHAPSSDLDDDYKMGRLLANSKYAHLTTKVKGGDGLRVYKRNRMIITNPVVSRKDPTFNTITYDWAPPGLTQKLAMQYMELLPEERRPMAGTEGALYRRRQLMRQLPAYDQDPSQCHSLSEAEVKAMAQFVKSYKEEALGVGEVALPGEGGMSKDNGGKQKDGKEQPNPEPTTNGTLEENGKKSEYHCSGCGQLAALDSPVVYAERAGYERLWHPTCFVCAECGEALVDLVYFWRKETLLCGRHYCQSLKPRCPGCDELIFSETCHQESGQAWHKEHFCCWQCGQNLRVQCGCTKKTQK, from the exons ATGGATATGATTTCTGGGATGCAGAAG ATGTCGGTGGGGCAGCCGCCAGCGGGAAGGGGTGCGGCGTGTCTGACATGTAAAGGGATCTGCTCTGGATTCCAGCCACATTCCTGGAG aAAAGCTTGCACTCAGTGTCACTGCAGCCAAGAAGACCACGCACCCAGCTCGGACCTTGACGATGACTATAAAATGGGCCGATTGTTGGCGAACTCCAAGTATGCCCACCTGACTACCAAAGTGAAAGGTGGAGATGGCCTGAGGGTCTACAAACGCAACCGCATGATCATCACCAACCCTGTGGTGTCTCGCAAAGACCCCACCTTCAACACCATCACCTATGACTGGGCCCCACCTGGCCTGACTCAAAAACTG GCCATGCAGTATATGGAGCTTCTCCCGGAGGAAAGGCGGCCCATGGCGGGCACAGAGGGGGCGCTGTACAGGCGCAGGCAGTTGATGAGGCAACTCCCTGCTTATGATCAGGACCCGTCACAGTGTCACAGCTTGTCAGAGGCTGAAGTCAAAGCCATGGCTCAGTTTGTGAAAAGTTATAAGGAGGAGGCATTGGGAGTGGGGGAGGTAGCGCTGCCAGGAGAGGGAGGAATGTCCAAAGACAACGGTGGAAAACAGAAGGATGGGAAAGAACAGCCAAACCCAGAGCCCACCACCAACGGCACACTGGAAGAGAACGGCAAGAAGAGTGAATAT CACTGTAGCGGTTGCGGGCAGTTGGCAGCTCTGGACAGTCCCGTCGTGTACGCAGAGAGAGCGGGATACGAGCGGCTCTGGCACCCTACCTGCTTTGTGTGTGCGGAGTGTGGCGAGGCGCTGGTTGATCTGGTGTACTTCTGGAGGAAAGAGACACTGCTCTGTGGCCGGCATTACTGCCAGAGTCTGAAGCCACGCTGTCCAGGCTGCGATGAG CTGATCTTCTCAGAGACATGCCATCAGGAAAGTGGCCAGGCCTGGCATAAGGAGCATTTCTGCTGCTGGCAGTGTGGCCAGAATCTCCGCGTTCAGTGTGGCTGcaccaaaaaaacccaaaagtgA